One Corynebacterium efficiens YS-314 DNA segment encodes these proteins:
- a CDS encoding zinc-dependent alcohol dehydrogenase codes for MKALTWQGKRKVSVETVPDPILKAENDAIIQVTSTGICGSDLHLYEVLAPFMDEGDIIGHEPMGRVVEAGPASNLKEGDRVVIPFNISCGHCWMCKRGLFSQCEVTQVREYGSGASLLGYSRLYGSVPGGQAEYLRVPHADFGPIKVGDELPDHRYLFLSDVLPTAWQAVKYADVGEGDTLAVYGLGPIGQMCARIGRHLGARVFGIEPVPERRAMAARHGIEVFDLGDDTHDHIRDLTDGRGPDAVVDAVGMEAHGSPVGKLAHNAMSLLPDAAARKMMEHGGLDRLGALHGSIDLVRRGGTVSLSGVYGGEASPMPMLTLFDKQIQMRMGQCNVKSWIDDLLPLVEDPADPLGVDDLTTHRVSLDEAPAHYEKFQKKEDGCIKVVLDPTL; via the coding sequence ATGAAGGCCTTAACCTGGCAGGGTAAACGAAAAGTAAGCGTGGAAACGGTCCCCGACCCGATTCTCAAAGCCGAGAACGACGCGATCATCCAGGTGACCTCCACCGGCATCTGCGGTTCCGACCTGCATCTCTATGAGGTGCTGGCACCGTTCATGGATGAGGGCGATATCATCGGCCATGAACCGATGGGCCGGGTCGTGGAGGCCGGTCCGGCGTCCAACCTCAAGGAGGGTGACCGTGTGGTCATCCCCTTCAACATCTCCTGTGGCCACTGCTGGATGTGTAAACGAGGCCTGTTCTCCCAGTGTGAGGTCACCCAGGTCCGTGAATACGGCTCCGGTGCCAGCCTGCTGGGTTATTCCCGGCTCTACGGTTCGGTACCCGGTGGTCAGGCGGAGTACCTGCGTGTCCCCCACGCTGATTTCGGCCCGATCAAGGTCGGCGATGAACTCCCCGACCACCGGTACCTCTTCCTCAGCGATGTCCTGCCCACCGCGTGGCAGGCCGTGAAGTACGCCGATGTCGGCGAGGGCGACACCCTGGCTGTCTACGGCCTGGGCCCCATCGGGCAGATGTGTGCCCGGATCGGTCGCCACCTCGGTGCCCGGGTCTTCGGTATCGAACCCGTTCCGGAGCGTCGCGCCATGGCTGCCCGCCACGGCATCGAGGTCTTCGATCTCGGCGATGACACCCACGACCACATCCGTGATCTCACCGACGGACGTGGCCCCGATGCCGTGGTGGATGCCGTCGGCATGGAGGCCCACGGTTCCCCGGTGGGCAAACTCGCCCACAATGCCATGAGCCTGCTGCCGGATGCAGCGGCCAGGAAGATGATGGAGCACGGGGGCCTTGACCGCCTCGGTGCACTCCACGGCTCGATTGACCTGGTCCGTCGTGGTGGAACCGTCTCCCTCAGTGGTGTGTACGGTGGCGAGGCCAGCCCAATGCCGATGCTCACCCTCTTCGACAAGCAGATCCAGATGCGCATGGGACAGTGCAATGTAAAGTCCTGGATCGATGATCTGCTTCCGCTGGTGGAGGATCCTGCCGATCCGCTCGGCGTGGATGATCTCACCACCCACCGCGTCTCCCTCGATGAGGCACCGGCGCACTACGAGAAATTCCAGAAGAAGGAGGACGGCTGCATCAAGGTCGTTCTCGATCCCACCCTCTAG
- a CDS encoding CinA family protein → MSTTGSDNDTVTALAEDISRIAQDHGFTLAVAESLTGGRLSSHLAAAPDSSSWYAGGVTSYMTRIKYDVLGVPEGDPVITEEAASQMASGVSELMNADAAVAVTGAGGPGRQEDNPPGTTWIAALVRRKLHTELHHFPGEPEDVLAQTEHHALALLHSSMVESINQQEKNA, encoded by the coding sequence ATGTCTACGACTGGTAGTGACAACGATACGGTCACCGCACTGGCCGAGGACATCTCCCGGATCGCCCAAGACCACGGCTTCACCCTCGCCGTCGCGGAATCACTGACCGGCGGGAGACTCTCGAGCCACCTCGCGGCGGCACCGGATTCCTCCTCCTGGTACGCGGGCGGGGTGACCTCCTATATGACCCGGATCAAGTACGACGTCCTCGGGGTGCCCGAGGGCGATCCGGTGATCACCGAGGAGGCAGCGAGCCAGATGGCCTCGGGTGTATCCGAGCTCATGAACGCAGATGCGGCAGTGGCCGTCACAGGGGCGGGTGGCCCCGGACGTCAGGAAGACAATCCCCCTGGCACCACCTGGATAGCAGCACTGGTCAGAAGAAAGTTACATACCGAACTCCACCATTTCCCGGGTGAGCCAGAAGATGTTCTGGCACAGACCGAACATCATGCACTGGCACTTCTACATTCCTCCATGGTGGAGTCGATCAACCAGCAGGAGAAGAACGCATGA